A genomic stretch from Arachis stenosperma cultivar V10309 chromosome 3, arast.V10309.gnm1.PFL2, whole genome shotgun sequence includes:
- the LOC130970359 gene encoding oxysterol-binding protein-related protein 1B-like, giving the protein METSTASFRSLGSFSSDRIDSARFSRSNTIAADEYRLGEIIENNNNYDNGITISGMLYKWVNYARGWRPRWFILEDGVLSYYKMETHNLLLTPSAAKIVGQESLRRFPADIRCTSRQSQPQPEQPLGQFHLRVCTARENKSDGKRFCVYTGTKKKIHLKAENKEDRATWLEALQVVKNSTIHNSNTFFSPRSSSSVVVTTHRLRQRLLEEGLTEAAIQDSEDIMRTELSHVLNNNHLHVLDTTEDIDLENPHIKSKSQNSRDDANSYRTTYDNNSEGSVSDRDAFFDTFDILSTCSESSTGFRPYRFSLDLEHEDVSRRKKLPDPVEKDKGVSLWSIIKDNIGKDLTRICLPVYFNEPLSSLQKCLEDLEYSYLLDQAYAWGKMGNNVMRMICVAAFAVSGYACTDGRTCKPFNPLLGETYEALYPEKGIRFISEKVSHHPMILACHCEGRGWTIWGDSNLKSKFWGRSIHLDPVGVITLQFDDGDVFQWSKVTTAIYNLILGKLYCDHYGTMRIKGNRDYSCMLKFKEQSIIERNPHQVRGVVEDKEGKKVATVYGKWNESLQYEILENSRKGEVEGSNESSKSHLIWKKSEPSEYQTRYNLTKFAITLNEITPELKLPPTDSRLRPDQRCLENGEYEKANAEKLRLEQRQRQARKVQEKGWKPRWFAMDKNSHTYCYVGGYWEAREKGNWEACHDIFGQLPTNDTDTDIDK; this is encoded by the exons ATGGAAACCTCAACGGCGTCGTTCCGATCCCTTGGCAGCTTCAGCAGCGACCGCATCGATTCGGCGCGGTTCTCCCGCAGCAACACGATAGCCGCCGATGAATACCGTTTGGGCGAGAtcattgaaaataataataattatgatAATGGAATAACAATATCTGGAATGCTGTACAAATGGGTGAACTACGCTCGAGGGTGGAGGCCACGGTGGTTCATTCTCGAGGATGGTGTCTTGTCTTATTACAAGATGGAGACACATAACCTGCTTCTCACCCCCTCCGCCGCCAAGATCGTCGGCCAAGAGTCTCTCCGTCGCTTCCCCGCCGATATCCGTTGCACTTCCCGCCAATCCCAACCCCAACCGGAACAACCCCTTGGCCAGTTCCATCTCAGG GTGTGTACGGCACGAGAGAACAAATCAGATGGGAAGAGGTTTTGTGTGTACACGGGGACAAAGAAAAAGATCCATTTGAAGGCAGAAAACAAGGAGGACCGTGCAACCTGGCTCGAGGCCCTGCAGGTCGTCAAGAACAGCACCATTCATAATAGTAatacttttttttctcctcGTTCTTCTTCGTCAGTGGTGGTTACCACCCACAGGTTGAGGCAGCGCCTCTTGGAGGAGGGTCTTACTGAGGCTGCTATCCAGGACAGTGAGGACATTATGAGAACTGAGCTATCACATGTTCTCAATAACAATCACTTGCATGTATTGGACACG ACAGAAGATATTGACTTGGAAAACCCACACATTAAAAGCAAAAGTCAGAACTCAAGGGATGATGCCAATTCCTATCGAACCACATATGACAATAACAGTG AAGGAAGTGTTAGTGACCGTGATGCATTCTTTGATACGTTTGATATTCTTTCAACATGTTCTGAGAGTAGCACTGGATTTCGGCCTTATAGATTCAGCCTTGATTTGGAACATGAGGATGTTAGTCGACGAAAGAAGTTACCTGAtcctgttgaaaaagataaaGGAGTCAGTTTGTGGTCAATAATAAAGGATAATATCGGGAAGGACCTTACAAGAATCTGTCTGCCGGTTTATTTCAATGAACCCCTCTCTTCATTGCAGAAATGTCTTGAAGATTTGGAGTATTCTTACCTTCTAGACCAAGCATATGCTTGGGGCAAAATG GGTAACAATGTCATGAGGATGATATGTGTGGCTGCATTTGCGGTTTCAGGGTATGCTTGCACTGATGGCAGGACTTGCAAACCATTCAATCCACTCTTGGGTGAGACATATGAGGCATTGTACCCAGAAAAAGGCATTCGCTTTATATCTGAGAAG GTCAGTCATCACCCAATGATATTAGCATGCCATTGTGAGGGAAGAGGATGGACAATTTGGGGTGACAGcaatttaaaaagtaaattttggGGTCGTTCAATTCATCTTGATCCTGTTGGTGTAATAACTTTGCAGTTTGATGATGGTGACGTCTTTCAGTGGAGCAAG GTAACAACAGCAATTTACAACCTCATATTAGGAAAACTCTATTGTGACCATTATGGTACAATGAGGATAAAGGGGAACCGCGATTATTCTTGTATGCTTAAATTCAAGGAGCAATCAATCATTGAGAGAAACCCGCACCAG GTACGAGGAGTAGTGGAAGATAAGGAAGGCAAAAAAGTGGCAACTGTGTATGGAAAATGGAATGAAAGCTTGCAGTATGAAATTTTAGAGAATTCTAGAAAAGGAGAAGTAGAAGGGTCTAATGAGTCATCAAAATCACATCTAATATGGAAGAAGAGTGAGCCTTCCGAGTACCAAACAAGATATAACCTTACCAAGTTTGCTATTACACTAAATGAAATCACACCTGAACTAAAG TTGCCACCAACCGATTCAAGATTAAGACCTGACCAAAGGTGTTTGGAGAACGGAGAGTATGAAAAGGCCAATGCTGAGAAGTTGCGTTTGGAACAAAGACAACGGCAG GCAAGGAAGGTGCAAGAAAAGGGTTGGAAGCCAAGGTGGTTTGCTATGGACAAAAATAGCCATACATACTGTTATGTTGGTGGATACTGGGAAGCTAGAGAAAAGGGCAACTGGGAAGCATGCCATGACATTTTTGGCCAACTACCTACTAATGATACTGATACTGATATTGATAAGTGA